The proteins below are encoded in one region of Segatella copri:
- a CDS encoding sigma-54 dependent transcriptional regulator, whose amino-acid sequence MIKKQGTILIVDDNRNILTTVRMLLEPIFDGIITIANPNSIPAKLREEHPDVVLLDMNFSSGINSGNEGLYWLREIKSLSPKTEVVLFTAYADIQLAVTGIKEGAADFIVKPFENEKMIRTLVEARDKNRAVDNVINRNGGKPGGKDAQSAMYWGDSEVMNNLRSIVEKVAATDANILITGENGTGKEVLANEIHRLSTRCGKKMLPVDMGAITETLFESELFGHVKGAFTDAKVDKPGKFELADGSTIFLDEIGNLSYSLQAKLLTALQRRSIVRVGGSKQISINVRLVCATNRNLQQMVNDGEFREDLLYRINTIHLELPALRQRKSDIVPLAERFLHQYGDLYNKLNLRFSEEAEKKLTSLPWYGNIRELQHAIEKAVILSDGGMISAEDIDGGNQQRKEKPLEEVQTLDEMESRMIEKTIRECEGNLSVVAARLGISRQTLYNKIKRYGL is encoded by the coding sequence ATGATTAAGAAACAAGGAACGATATTGATTGTTGATGACAACCGCAACATTCTTACTACGGTAAGGATGCTGCTGGAACCCATATTCGATGGCATCATCACCATCGCCAACCCTAACTCCATCCCAGCCAAGCTGAGAGAGGAGCATCCCGACGTGGTGCTGCTCGACATGAACTTCTCCAGCGGAATCAATTCGGGAAACGAGGGATTGTACTGGCTCAGGGAAATCAAGAGCCTCAGCCCGAAAACCGAAGTGGTACTCTTTACCGCCTACGCCGACATCCAACTTGCCGTAACAGGCATCAAGGAAGGTGCCGCCGACTTCATCGTGAAGCCTTTTGAAAACGAGAAGATGATCCGTACGCTGGTAGAGGCTAGGGATAAGAACAGGGCTGTGGATAACGTTATTAACAGGAATGGTGGAAAACCTGGTGGAAAAGATGCGCAAAGCGCTATGTATTGGGGAGATAGCGAAGTTATGAACAATTTGAGAAGTATTGTGGAAAAGGTTGCTGCAACCGATGCAAACATTCTCATTACGGGCGAAAACGGAACGGGTAAAGAGGTGTTAGCCAACGAGATACACCGTTTATCCACAAGATGTGGAAAGAAAATGCTGCCTGTGGATATGGGAGCCATTACGGAAACCCTTTTCGAGAGCGAACTTTTCGGTCATGTAAAGGGTGCCTTTACCGATGCCAAGGTGGATAAACCGGGCAAGTTTGAGCTTGCCGACGGCAGTACCATCTTCCTGGATGAGATAGGAAACTTATCCTACAGTCTTCAGGCAAAACTCCTTACCGCCCTGCAACGCAGAAGCATCGTAAGAGTGGGCGGAAGTAAGCAGATTTCCATCAACGTACGACTGGTTTGCGCCACCAACCGCAACCTGCAGCAGATGGTAAACGATGGCGAATTCAGAGAGGATCTGCTCTATCGCATCAATACCATCCATCTGGAATTGCCTGCCCTGAGACAGAGAAAATCAGACATCGTTCCGCTGGCAGAAAGATTCCTCCATCAATATGGCGATTTATATAATAAGTTGAATCTCCGTTTTTCGGAAGAAGCTGAGAAAAAACTTACCAGTTTGCCATGGTACGGAAACATCCGTGAACTCCAGCACGCCATCGAGAAAGCCGTGATTCTGTCTGATGGCGGAATGATTTCTGCCGAAGATATTGACGGCGGAAACCAGCAGAGAAAAGAGAAGCCTCTGGAAGAGGTTCAGACGCTCGACGAGATGGAAAGCCGAATGATAGAGAAAACCATCAGGGAATGTGAAGGAAATCTGTCGGTAGTAGCTGCAAGACTGGGCATTTCCCGCCAGACGCTTTACAATAAGATTAAGCGATACGGGTTATGA
- a CDS encoding PAS domain-containing sensor histidine kinase, with the protein MNNQLAIIVLLVILVVLVAVNIWLYRHYRRNIKKVTFLFDAIDNGDFSFSFPTEKRFKEDKILHQSLNRIKLFLQHTREEQMDREKYYEQILNAVDTGILVVDGHDNILQHNQAALRLLDTDVLTHMNQVKGKLKDEHLAKHETQAMLKDKHVRIIALSDVSHELSNQEVDSWIKLIRVLTHEIMNTITPVTSLSETLLTRVTEDKDLKQGLETIHKTGTELLAFVNNYRRFTHVPQPQPALFYVEPFLERMALLCNHEVEIEVSPKDLLVYADESLLSHVVTNLLKNAVEAFREKEREDKQECRSADLQSAASKKAFIRLQAYANVQESIIIDVSNNAGLIPEDVASHIFIPFFTTKPEGSGIGLSLSRQIMRVSGGSLSLHQDKAQGITTFRIIIP; encoded by the coding sequence ATGAATAATCAGTTAGCAATCATCGTTTTATTGGTGATTTTGGTAGTTTTAGTAGCAGTCAACATCTGGCTCTACCGCCACTATCGCCGGAACATCAAGAAGGTAACCTTCCTTTTTGATGCGATAGATAATGGGGATTTCTCCTTCAGTTTTCCTACGGAGAAGAGGTTTAAGGAGGATAAAATTCTACACCAGTCCCTCAACCGCATCAAGCTTTTCCTGCAACATACGAGAGAGGAGCAGATGGATCGGGAGAAATATTACGAGCAGATTCTGAATGCGGTGGATACGGGCATCCTGGTGGTGGATGGCCACGACAACATCCTGCAACATAATCAGGCAGCCCTCCGGTTGCTTGATACGGATGTGCTTACCCACATGAACCAGGTAAAAGGGAAACTGAAGGATGAACACCTGGCAAAGCATGAGACGCAAGCCATGCTGAAAGACAAGCACGTGCGCATCATCGCCCTGAGCGACGTGAGCCACGAGCTGAGCAATCAGGAGGTGGATTCTTGGATCAAGCTGATTCGTGTGCTGACCCATGAAATCATGAATACCATCACGCCGGTTACTTCGTTGAGCGAAACTCTGCTTACCCGGGTTACAGAGGATAAAGACCTGAAGCAAGGCTTGGAAACCATCCACAAAACAGGAACCGAACTGTTGGCTTTCGTCAACAACTATCGCCGTTTTACCCATGTTCCCCAGCCTCAGCCTGCCCTCTTCTATGTGGAACCATTCCTGGAAAGAATGGCGTTGCTCTGCAACCACGAAGTAGAGATAGAAGTTTCTCCCAAGGATTTGCTGGTTTACGCCGACGAGAGCCTCCTCTCTCACGTAGTAACGAATCTTCTAAAGAATGCCGTAGAAGCTTTCAGGGAAAAGGAAAGAGAAGACAAGCAGGAATGCCGCTCCGCGGATTTGCAATCCGCGGCAAGCAAGAAGGCATTTATCCGTCTCCAAGCCTACGCCAACGTCCAGGAATCCATCATCATCGACGTGAGCAACAACGCCGGTCTCATCCCCGAAGATGTAGCCTCCCACATTTTCATCCCGTTCTTCACCACGAAGCCGGAAGGAAGCGGAATCGGTCTTTCCCTCTCCCGCCAGATCATGCGAGTAAGCGGCGGCAGCCTCTCGCTCCATCAGGACAAGGCACAGGGAATCACCACCTTCCGCATCATCATCCCATAA
- a CDS encoding Fic family protein has protein sequence MAFEKEIKEYEDLRRKYQTLIINKMDREEYIKYNEVLFSTHSCAIEGNSFSVDDTRELKEKGLGMIPAGKTLFEAFEMLDHFEAFEYMMQNTQHPLDENLLKEINRRVTSHTLSYRSPEAIPGEYTTTDMAAGDTVFGDHEELIARIPKLLESTEKAIVSAAVHPMILAARFHGFYEYLHPFRDGNGRTGRLISNYILLRLNHPLLIIPSEARQEYISVLRMIRTEATDEHLIRFFFKMAIQRMEEELKQKEANTKRFMTFLF, from the coding sequence ATGGCATTCGAAAAGGAAATCAAGGAATACGAGGATTTGAGACGCAAATATCAAACCCTTATCATCAATAAAATGGATAGAGAAGAGTACATCAAATATAATGAAGTACTCTTCTCTACCCATTCGTGCGCCATTGAAGGCAACTCATTCTCCGTAGATGATACCCGGGAACTGAAGGAGAAAGGATTAGGGATGATTCCTGCCGGAAAGACTCTTTTCGAGGCTTTCGAAATGCTTGACCACTTCGAAGCCTTTGAGTACATGATGCAAAACACGCAACATCCACTCGACGAGAATCTTCTGAAAGAAATCAACAGACGAGTTACCAGCCACACGCTTTCCTACCGTTCTCCAGAAGCCATTCCGGGCGAATACACCACCACGGACATGGCTGCAGGCGACACGGTATTTGGCGACCACGAAGAACTCATCGCCAGAATTCCCAAACTGTTGGAATCTACCGAAAAAGCCATCGTTTCAGCAGCCGTTCATCCCATGATTCTTGCCGCCCGCTTCCATGGCTTCTACGAATATCTCCATCCGTTCCGTGATGGGAATGGAAGAACAGGACGACTCATCAGCAACTACATTCTCTTAAGATTGAATCATCCTCTCCTCATCATCCCATCCGAAGCCCGACAGGAATACATTTCTGTCCTCCGTATGATTCGTACGGAAGCAACCGACGAGCACCTCATCCGCTTCTTCTTCAAGATGGCAATACAGAGAATGGAAGAAGAGCTGAAGCAGAAAGAGGCTAACACCAAGCGATTTATGACTTTTCTCTTCTAA
- a CDS encoding ABC transporter ATP-binding protein: MIKVENLCKSFRTEDVETIALNNVSFTVEDGEFVAIMGPSGCGKSTLLNILGLLDNPTSGKYFLGNHEVANLKEKERTDVRKGEIGFVFQSFNLIDELNVEENIELPLTYLNIPKAERKAKVQAIMKRMAISHRAKHFPHQLSGGQQQRVAIARAVVFGPKLILADEPTGNLDSKNGAEVMHLLTELNHEGTTIVMVTHNEHDAKIAHRTIRLFDGQIVEAEGNQL, from the coding sequence ATGATAAAAGTAGAGAATCTTTGCAAGTCTTTCCGCACAGAAGATGTGGAGACGATTGCTTTAAATAACGTATCTTTCACAGTAGAAGACGGCGAGTTTGTCGCCATTATGGGACCATCAGGTTGTGGCAAATCCACCTTGCTCAATATCCTCGGTTTGCTCGACAACCCAACTTCGGGAAAATATTTCCTGGGTAATCACGAGGTGGCAAACCTGAAGGAAAAGGAGCGCACGGATGTGAGAAAGGGAGAAATCGGTTTTGTGTTCCAGAGCTTCAACCTGATAGATGAATTGAATGTAGAGGAGAACATCGAGCTTCCTCTTACTTACCTCAACATTCCGAAGGCGGAGCGTAAGGCAAAGGTGCAGGCGATTATGAAGCGAATGGCCATCAGTCATCGTGCCAAGCATTTCCCTCACCAACTTTCTGGTGGTCAGCAGCAGCGAGTAGCCATCGCCCGTGCCGTGGTCTTTGGTCCAAAGCTCATCCTAGCCGATGAGCCTACGGGTAACCTCGATTCCAAGAATGGAGCTGAGGTGATGCATCTGCTTACCGAGCTGAACCACGAGGGCACCACCATCGTCATGGTAACGCATAATGAGCACGATGCCAAGATAGCCCATCGCACCATCCGTCTGTTTGATGGACAGATTGTGGAGGCGGAGGGCAATCAGCTTTAG
- a CDS encoding ABC transporter permease codes for MNHIINAFKNLPRRGQHNFVKILCLALGLAISSVIIAEIYFEQTYDTYFPGWERTYQISEVGSNHGETMEFTNTSGATAQGVKQYAPMVEVATSTHYFYDDAQCKMEDQNIISANIMMADSCFFDVFPQKILIGKAKQILSQPLSCLIDSETAAKIGGNVVGKHFTLSNYPGTTFTIYGVFETFPWGSSFHGTQMILSRCSVPYVYSYDGRGQWVGNDSYRSYIRLAKGHEAKELKPYVNKMREDHFPLKEMKNMGIELNYDFTVLSDVYTQNPYIKKMGWIMGIIAFVLLFTSVMNYLLIIVGNLVGRSREMAVRKCYGAESKNIHAIIFSEALVHVGLSVVLAAGLVFLCKGTIENFLSAPVSTLVLNRGSWILVAICILVLLVGGLLPGWLYNRIPVAIAFRGYNENRNQWKLGLLGIQFVISGLLFSLLYIVNGQYQLMLGLNPGYDYDHVAIVSIDASNRDQRNQCLAEIRRMPNVEDCSSTFNVPLDGYDRSGNMVGVPGDEKNTFNIMEMSGVDDNFFKMMNIPIVQGSFFTERNDSCRQVIIDERGAEKLIKTWHWKDGVVGKQITCTGHDDGKGHNSIFTICGVCRNIRWGAVETGGDGMNEFPDLYFYSAKTAYYMLVKFKELRDESLSELQSKVQAMYPNNKVIVKSYVSELANQYASQLNFRNGILVAGIVTMIIALFGLVGYTSDEVNRRRKEIAIRKVNGAKVKDILRIFLKDIMKIALPCIIVGDLGAWLIARQWLMSFSEKITMTPLLFIGVTIILLVIIGLSVIINCYKVANSNPVKYLKDE; via the coding sequence ATGAATCATATTATTAACGCATTCAAAAATCTGCCTCGAAGAGGCCAGCACAATTTCGTGAAGATCTTGTGTCTGGCGCTCGGATTGGCAATCAGTTCGGTAATTATTGCCGAGATTTATTTCGAGCAGACTTACGATACGTATTTCCCAGGATGGGAAAGGACGTACCAGATTTCAGAAGTGGGCAGTAACCATGGCGAAACCATGGAGTTTACCAATACTTCAGGAGCCACCGCCCAAGGTGTAAAGCAATATGCGCCTATGGTGGAAGTTGCTACCAGTACTCACTATTTTTATGATGATGCCCAATGCAAGATGGAAGATCAGAACATCATTTCTGCCAATATCATGATGGCAGACAGTTGTTTCTTTGATGTCTTTCCACAGAAGATATTGATAGGCAAGGCTAAACAGATTTTATCCCAACCTTTGTCCTGTCTCATCGATTCAGAAACGGCAGCAAAGATTGGTGGTAATGTTGTAGGTAAGCATTTCACGCTTTCTAATTATCCGGGAACCACTTTTACCATCTATGGTGTTTTCGAAACGTTTCCCTGGGGTTCTTCCTTTCATGGTACGCAGATGATTCTGTCGAGGTGTAGTGTGCCATACGTATATTCCTACGATGGCAGAGGCCAATGGGTGGGAAATGATTCCTATAGGTCCTACATCCGGTTGGCAAAGGGGCATGAGGCAAAAGAACTCAAGCCTTACGTGAATAAGATGAGAGAGGATCATTTCCCTTTGAAGGAGATGAAGAATATGGGAATAGAACTGAACTATGATTTCACGGTATTGAGCGATGTTTACACCCAAAATCCTTATATCAAGAAGATGGGATGGATTATGGGAATTATCGCTTTTGTCCTCCTCTTCACTTCTGTGATGAACTATCTGCTTATCATCGTGGGAAATCTCGTGGGTCGTTCTCGCGAAATGGCTGTCCGTAAGTGCTATGGTGCCGAATCGAAGAACATTCATGCCATCATTTTCTCTGAGGCTTTGGTGCATGTGGGGCTGTCGGTTGTTCTTGCTGCAGGTCTTGTATTCCTTTGCAAGGGAACCATCGAAAACTTCCTCTCTGCTCCGGTAAGCACGTTGGTGCTTAATCGTGGCAGTTGGATATTGGTAGCTATCTGTATTCTGGTACTACTGGTTGGCGGCTTGCTGCCAGGTTGGCTTTACAACAGGATTCCTGTAGCCATCGCTTTCCGTGGTTATAATGAGAATCGCAACCAATGGAAACTTGGTTTGCTGGGCATCCAGTTCGTTATCTCTGGTTTGCTGTTCAGTTTGCTTTACATCGTGAATGGTCAATACCAGCTGATGTTGGGACTCAATCCTGGGTATGATTACGATCATGTAGCGATTGTTTCGATAGATGCCAGCAATAGAGACCAGCGCAACCAATGTCTGGCAGAAATCAGACGGATGCCGAATGTCGAGGATTGCAGTTCGACTTTTAATGTTCCGCTCGATGGGTATGATCGTAGTGGAAATATGGTTGGAGTACCTGGCGACGAGAAGAATACCTTTAATATCATGGAGATGTCGGGAGTGGATGACAATTTCTTCAAGATGATGAATATTCCTATCGTTCAGGGTTCTTTCTTTACGGAAAGAAATGACAGTTGCCGACAGGTAATTATTGATGAACGAGGTGCTGAGAAACTCATCAAAACGTGGCATTGGAAGGATGGCGTAGTTGGCAAGCAAATTACCTGTACAGGACATGATGATGGGAAAGGACATAATAGTATCTTTACCATTTGTGGCGTGTGCAGGAATATTCGCTGGGGTGCTGTGGAAACCGGGGGTGATGGAATGAATGAATTTCCTGACTTGTATTTCTATTCAGCCAAGACGGCTTACTACATGTTGGTTAAGTTTAAAGAACTAAGGGATGAATCGTTGTCAGAGTTGCAATCGAAGGTGCAGGCGATGTATCCGAACAATAAGGTCATCGTGAAGAGTTATGTTTCTGAATTGGCTAACCAGTATGCTTCCCAGCTCAATTTCCGCAACGGAATCCTGGTAGCCGGCATCGTAACGATGATTATCGCCCTCTTCGGATTGGTGGGTTATACGAGTGATGAGGTGAACCGCCGCCGCAAGGAGATTGCGATCAGAAAGGTGAACGGGGCGAAGGTGAAGGATATTCTTCGCATCTTCCTGAAGGACATTATGAAGATTGCCTTGCCTTGCATCATCGTGGGCGACTTGGGGGCTTGGCTGATAGCCAGACAATGGCTGATGTCGTTCAGCGAGAAGATTACGATGACGCCTTTGCTGTTTATCGGCGTTACCATCATCTTGCTCGTCATCATTGGGCTTTCCGTCATCATCAACTGCTACAAGGTGGCGAATAGTAATCCTGTGAAGTATCTCAAGGATGAATAA
- a CDS encoding efflux RND transporter periplasmic adaptor subunit, which translates to MDIKIEKKKYLVPRKYWAWIGGGAVLITVLIWLGLSNFSSTLKVDRKGLSIGTVEKAQFNDYVSVDGQVVPISVVQISSEEGGIVLEKVVDEGAHVNKGDVIVKLSNSNLDLEILNAESELAEKQDMLRNTQISMEQDRLNNSNEELSLSQDVITKRRSYQHQAALHKEELNSREEYLKAKEDYDLAVKKHALISKRLKKDAQLRRSQMDQMGDNLEAMQKNVQLVRQRKEKLNIRSTISGEIGLLDVELGQSISAGQKIGVINDLSDFKVQAQVDEHYIDRVKPWLTATFDQNGKHYFLQVRKVYPEVRDGRFRIDFVFKGVRPGNIRTGQTYYVDLQLGQSKQAIIIPKGTFYSVTGGQWIFVLDKSGKKAYRRKITIGRQNPQYYEVIEGLEPGEQVIVSGYEAYKDNDVLVFN; encoded by the coding sequence ATGGATATAAAGATAGAAAAGAAAAAATATCTCGTGCCTCGCAAGTATTGGGCATGGATTGGCGGAGGAGCGGTTTTGATCACAGTCCTCATTTGGTTGGGATTGAGCAATTTCTCTTCCACCCTGAAGGTGGATAGGAAGGGATTGAGCATCGGAACCGTGGAGAAGGCGCAGTTCAACGATTATGTTTCGGTGGATGGACAGGTGGTTCCTATCTCCGTGGTGCAGATCAGTTCAGAGGAAGGCGGTATTGTTCTGGAGAAAGTGGTGGATGAAGGTGCCCACGTAAACAAGGGCGATGTGATCGTGAAACTGAGCAATTCGAATCTCGACCTGGAGATTCTGAATGCCGAGAGCGAACTTGCCGAAAAGCAGGACATGCTTCGCAACACCCAGATTTCGATGGAGCAGGACCGCCTGAACAATAGCAACGAGGAACTGTCGCTTTCGCAGGATGTTATTACCAAGCGCCGTTCCTATCAGCATCAGGCAGCGTTGCACAAGGAAGAACTCAATTCGCGCGAGGAGTATCTCAAGGCAAAGGAAGATTACGACCTTGCCGTCAAGAAGCATGCGCTCATTAGCAAGCGATTGAAGAAGGATGCACAGCTCCGCCGTTCGCAGATGGATCAGATGGGCGATAATCTGGAAGCCATGCAGAAGAATGTGCAGCTGGTTCGCCAGCGCAAGGAGAAACTGAATATCCGCAGCACCATTTCGGGCGAAATCGGCTTGCTCGATGTGGAACTGGGACAGAGCATTTCTGCCGGACAGAAGATAGGAGTCATCAACGACCTCAGCGATTTCAAGGTGCAGGCGCAGGTGGATGAGCATTACATCGACCGGGTAAAACCGTGGCTCACAGCCACTTTCGACCAGAACGGCAAGCATTATTTCCTGCAGGTTCGCAAGGTTTATCCCGAGGTAAGAGACGGCAGGTTCCGCATCGACTTCGTCTTCAAAGGCGTTCGCCCTGGCAATATCCGAACCGGTCAGACTTATTATGTAGATTTGCAGCTCGGTCAGTCTAAGCAGGCAATAATTATCCCTAAGGGCACGTTTTATAGTGTAACGGGCGGTCAATGGATCTTTGTATTAGACAAGAGTGGCAAGAAGGCTTATCGCCGAAAGATAACCATCGGTCGCCAGAATCCTCAGTATTATGAGGTAATTGAGGGCTTGGAGCCGGGCGAGCAGGTCATCGTTAGTGGCTATGAGGCCTATAAGGATAATGATGTATTAGTTTTTAATTAG
- a CDS encoding TolC family protein produces the protein MKRTGILIGWLVWTAGVSAQSWSLDDCMKYAVEHATEVKREVVNARQRKQDYQHAVAGFLPTVTGGVQGQYAWGRNIDPETNTYNNVTTFNNYYQLYAELNVFDGFATINALKQAKLSRDYSATAMQKIQDDRAIDVMQKYVDAAYAEASIQIASEKLNESKRMLAKMKRLYELGEKGRPDVVQMESQVAEDEYNLTHQENVAKQSLLALKSAMNFPVDEELKILIKEEQNLKLTSDNKEVSESGVNYETVYQAFQHISPDLKSAEYEVERARYDYKIAKGRLLPSLSLGGGISTNYYKNLSQKGQYDGFASQFHNNQGEYLALTLSIPIYNSDRWHSVKKARNDWQLAQVNLEETRRKLHDQIAQAVMDAEGYAKELHQMQKKVASDSLAYHMSSRKFEEGMLSTFDLHTAAQTLLESRIKELQMQMLLIIKQRLVGYYQGENLIR, from the coding sequence ATGAAAAGAACAGGAATATTAATAGGATGGCTGGTCTGGACGGCTGGCGTCTCGGCACAGAGCTGGAGCCTTGACGACTGCATGAAATACGCCGTGGAACATGCCACGGAGGTGAAGCGGGAGGTGGTAAATGCCCGCCAGCGCAAGCAGGATTACCAGCATGCTGTGGCTGGATTTCTGCCTACCGTAACGGGAGGCGTACAGGGACAGTATGCCTGGGGACGAAACATCGACCCGGAAACCAATACTTATAATAATGTAACGACATTCAACAACTACTATCAGCTTTATGCCGAACTGAATGTCTTCGATGGTTTCGCCACCATCAACGCCTTGAAGCAGGCTAAGTTGAGTCGGGATTATTCAGCCACGGCGATGCAGAAGATTCAGGACGACCGAGCCATCGACGTGATGCAGAAATATGTGGATGCTGCCTATGCTGAGGCAAGCATTCAGATAGCAAGCGAGAAACTGAACGAAAGCAAGCGGATGCTGGCTAAGATGAAGCGCCTGTATGAACTGGGCGAGAAAGGGCGCCCGGATGTGGTGCAGATGGAATCGCAGGTGGCGGAAGATGAATACAATCTTACACATCAGGAGAATGTGGCAAAACAGAGTCTGCTCGCCTTGAAATCCGCGATGAATTTTCCGGTGGATGAAGAGCTGAAAATTCTGATTAAAGAGGAGCAGAATTTGAAGTTAACGTCTGATAATAAAGAGGTTTCTGAATCTGGAGTAAACTACGAAACCGTTTACCAGGCCTTCCAGCATATTTCTCCCGATTTGAAGTCGGCAGAATACGAAGTAGAGCGGGCACGGTATGATTACAAGATTGCAAAAGGCAGGTTGCTGCCATCACTCTCTCTCGGTGGCGGCATTTCTACTAACTATTATAAGAATCTCTCTCAGAAAGGGCAATACGATGGGTTTGCCTCGCAGTTTCACAACAACCAAGGCGAATACCTCGCGTTGACCCTTTCCATACCTATTTATAATAGCGACCGCTGGCACAGCGTGAAGAAGGCGCGTAACGACTGGCAACTGGCACAGGTGAACCTGGAGGAAACCCGTCGTAAGCTTCACGACCAGATAGCTCAGGCGGTAATGGATGCAGAGGGTTACGCCAAGGAGTTGCATCAGATGCAGAAGAAGGTGGCCTCAGATTCGCTCGCCTATCACATGTCGAGCCGGAAGTTTGAAGAAGGAATGCTTTCCACCTTCGATCTTCATACCGCAGCTCAGACGCTTCTGGAAAGCAGAATCAAGGAACTCCAGATGCAGATGCTGCTCATCATCAAACAGAGGTTAGTAGGTTATTATCAGGGAGAAAATTTAATAAGATAA
- the ribD gene encoding bifunctional diaminohydroxyphosphoribosylaminopyrimidine deaminase/5-amino-6-(5-phosphoribosylamino)uracil reductase RibD: protein MEQNNVSFQNVKTGEPLSQKEIDEMFMRRCLQLAKNGRENAKPNPMVGAVIVSGDGRIIGEGYHVRCGEGHAEVNAFASVKPEDEHLLSQATIYVSLEPCSHYGKTPPCADLIVRKGIKRCVCGCVDPFAKVQGRGIRKIREAGIEVTVGVLEAECLELNKRFITFNTHQRPYIILKWAQTANGFLDNGGRGMAISSPFTKMLSHKLRAENDAILIGRVTDERDHSQLNVRDWSGKDPMRLVIDRHHPCFEGLYFSRGKTEVLQQIMQYLYNNKVQSLIVEGGAITHQAFLDAGLWDEIRVETLLSTSVENSVTSGTPAPMLPHNVRLISHEAYDGNVINTYERM from the coding sequence ATGGAACAAAATAATGTTTCTTTTCAGAATGTGAAGACGGGCGAACCGTTGTCGCAAAAGGAAATAGACGAAATGTTTATGCGCCGCTGTCTGCAGCTGGCGAAAAACGGAAGAGAGAATGCCAAACCCAATCCGATGGTGGGAGCCGTTATCGTGAGTGGGGATGGTAGAATCATCGGCGAAGGCTATCATGTAAGATGCGGAGAAGGGCATGCTGAAGTCAACGCCTTTGCATCTGTTAAGCCCGAGGATGAGCATCTATTAAGCCAAGCTACCATCTATGTGAGTCTCGAACCCTGCTCTCATTATGGCAAGACGCCGCCTTGCGCCGATTTGATAGTAAGAAAAGGAATAAAGCGATGCGTTTGCGGCTGCGTAGATCCCTTTGCCAAGGTTCAGGGCCGCGGTATCCGAAAGATTCGCGAGGCAGGCATTGAAGTAACTGTAGGCGTTCTGGAGGCGGAATGTCTCGAACTCAACAAGCGCTTCATCACCTTTAACACCCATCAGCGTCCTTACATCATCCTGAAATGGGCGCAGACCGCGAATGGCTTTCTTGACAACGGGGGTAGGGGTATGGCTATTTCCTCGCCTTTCACCAAGATGCTCTCCCACAAGTTGCGTGCTGAGAACGATGCCATCCTCATAGGCCGCGTAACCGATGAGCGCGACCACAGTCAGCTCAACGTTAGAGATTGGAGCGGCAAGGACCCGATGCGCCTGGTCATCGACCGCCATCATCCTTGTTTCGAAGGTCTGTATTTCTCACGGGGCAAGACGGAAGTGTTGCAGCAAATCATGCAGTACTTATATAATAATAAGGTGCAGTCGCTGATAGTAGAGGGAGGCGCCATCACCCATCAGGCATTCCTCGATGCTGGACTTTGGGATGAAATCAGGGTAGAAACGTTGTTGTCCACATCTGTGGAAAACTCCGTAACTTCTGGAACGCCAGCGCCTATGCTTCCTCATAACGTCCGGTTAATCAGCCACGAGGCGTATGATGGAAATGTTATCAACACCTACGAGCGGATGTAA